One region of Niallia sp. Man26 genomic DNA includes:
- a CDS encoding ABC transporter permease: protein MLQYIIRRILIAIPVLFGVTVFNFVIINMAPGNPVDMYLNPDATEADAEAKKEALGLNDPIYVQYFRWLSNLLHGDFGFSYTTYEPVLDLILTRVGPTLLLMGAALVIAYIIAIPIGILSATRQYSWIDYLTTTFSFLGVSIPSFFLGLGAIYVFALVLGVLPTGGMFTLGSDGGFMDTLVHLLLPALILGTGIAGSTVRYVRSSMLEVLGQDYLRTARAKGLKEFIVTNKHALKNALIPIITIIGMEIPVLIGGAVVTEQIFQWPGLGQLTIQSISSRDYPTLMAINFLAAFAVLFSNLLTDILYSVVDPRIKYS from the coding sequence ATGCTACAGTACATTATCCGAAGAATATTAATTGCCATTCCAGTATTGTTTGGGGTGACGGTATTTAACTTTGTCATCATTAATATGGCACCCGGAAACCCTGTTGACATGTACCTCAATCCAGATGCAACAGAAGCGGATGCAGAAGCAAAGAAGGAGGCGCTCGGACTTAATGATCCTATCTATGTCCAATACTTCCGCTGGCTTAGCAATCTGCTTCACGGAGATTTTGGTTTTTCTTATACAACCTATGAACCAGTGCTCGATCTTATTTTAACAAGAGTGGGGCCAACGCTTCTCCTCATGGGGGCAGCACTTGTCATTGCCTATATTATTGCTATTCCGATTGGGATTCTCAGTGCGACAAGACAGTATTCTTGGATTGATTATTTAACGACAACATTTTCCTTTTTAGGTGTTTCCATCCCAAGCTTTTTTCTAGGACTCGGAGCGATTTATGTGTTTGCGTTAGTGCTAGGTGTCCTCCCTACAGGTGGAATGTTTACACTTGGAAGTGACGGAGGCTTTATGGATACACTCGTTCACCTCTTGCTGCCGGCACTCATATTAGGAACAGGGATAGCAGGCAGCACAGTCCGATACGTTCGAAGCAGCATGCTTGAGGTGCTGGGACAGGATTATTTAAGAACAGCCAGAGCAAAAGGGCTTAAGGAGTTCATTGTCACAAATAAACACGCTTTGAAAAATGCCCTTATTCCAATAATCACGATTATAGGTATGGAAATACCAGTGTTAATAGGTGGTGCAGTTGTAACAGAACAGATCTTCCAGTGGCCCGGGTTAGGACAATTGACAATCCAGTCAATCAGCTCCAGAGATTATCCGACATTAATGGCGATAAACTTCCTGGCTGCTTTTGCTGTACTGTTCTCCAATCTGCTCACAGATATTCTTTATTCTGTCGTCGATCCGCGCATCAAATATAGCTAA
- the opp4C gene encoding oligopeptide ABC transporter permease yields the protein MSIPNVKLDTELPINQLPVAVKEELGNEESYLKLITKRFFKHKLAVVGLIIFSFIVLLAIFAPLIAPHNPYAVEGEFAAAPSAEHILGTDEVGRDLFSRLIYAARVSLSVGVGAVVIYVAIGTILGAIAGYFGKWVDMVIMRITDVFMSFPYLMVILVLVSIMGPKLINVILVLGLLGWPSIARLVRGSVLSIKEMDYVKAGVALGFSTPKIVFQHILPNCIAPILVNATFGIASAIIMEASLSFLGMGVQPPTASWGNMLTEAQSITVLASQPWLWIPPGIMILLSVLSINFMGDGLRDAMDPKSLK from the coding sequence ATGAGTATACCAAATGTAAAGCTCGATACAGAGCTGCCAATCAATCAGCTGCCAGTTGCAGTCAAAGAGGAGCTTGGCAATGAAGAAAGCTATCTAAAGCTAATTACGAAACGATTTTTTAAACATAAGCTGGCTGTTGTCGGTTTAATCATTTTCAGTTTCATTGTGCTTTTAGCAATATTTGCTCCGCTGATTGCCCCGCATAATCCTTATGCTGTTGAAGGGGAATTCGCTGCGGCACCAAGCGCTGAACATATTCTTGGGACAGATGAAGTAGGCAGAGATTTATTTAGCCGATTGATATATGCTGCCAGAGTTTCTCTTTCAGTAGGCGTCGGTGCTGTTGTTATCTATGTAGCCATCGGTACTATTTTAGGTGCGATCGCTGGATACTTTGGAAAATGGGTAGATATGGTCATTATGCGTATTACAGATGTCTTCATGTCGTTCCCTTATTTGATGGTCATTCTAGTTTTGGTAAGCATCATGGGGCCAAAGCTCATTAATGTTATTCTGGTTTTAGGCTTGCTTGGTTGGCCGTCGATTGCACGGCTTGTTAGGGGGAGCGTCCTTTCCATTAAGGAGATGGACTATGTGAAGGCAGGTGTTGCTCTAGGTTTTTCTACACCAAAAATTGTTTTTCAGCATATCTTGCCAAACTGTATTGCCCCAATTTTAGTAAATGCAACCTTCGGGATTGCTTCGGCAATTATTATGGAAGCTTCTTTAAGCTTTCTCGGCATGGGTGTTCAGCCGCCTACAGCGAGCTGGGGGAATATGCTGACAGAAGCACAATCAATAACGGTATTGGCATCACAGCCATGGCTTTGGATTCCACCGGGCATTATGATTTTGCTTTCCGTGCTTTCCATTAACTTTATGGGCGACGGACTGCGAGATGCAATGGACCCAAAAAGCCTGAAGTAA
- a CDS encoding dipeptide ABC transporter ATP-binding protein: MSKITLPEKDGILGQLSDPLLEIRNLKKYYPIKKGVLSKTVGHVKAVDGLDFSIYPGETISLVGESGCGKSTTGRAIVKLDPPTDGSVLFEGKDMADLSKGELRKIRTQMQIIFQDPYSSLNPRKRIGDLLAEPLLAHKLASKEEVNKKVDQMLETVGLTKFHKGRYPHEFSGGQRQRIGIARALMLNPKLIVCDEPVSALDVSIQAQVLNLLKDLQKEFNLTYLFIAHGLGAVKYISDRIAVMYLGKIVELGKTGDIFARPKHPYTQALLSAYPIPNPHLRDRERIVVEGDVPSPANPPKGCRFHTRCPFAANICREQEPVLSGDSHTVACHFPLS, from the coding sequence ATGAGTAAGATAACTTTGCCTGAAAAAGACGGAATATTAGGACAATTATCCGATCCGTTGTTAGAGATTAGAAACCTCAAAAAATATTACCCAATTAAAAAAGGTGTGCTGTCGAAAACAGTCGGTCATGTAAAGGCTGTTGATGGGCTGGATTTCTCCATCTATCCTGGTGAAACCATCTCACTTGTCGGTGAATCGGGATGCGGTAAATCAACGACAGGAAGAGCAATTGTTAAGCTGGACCCTCCGACAGATGGGAGTGTGCTGTTCGAAGGAAAAGATATGGCAGATTTAAGCAAAGGGGAATTGCGAAAAATCCGCACTCAAATGCAAATAATTTTCCAGGACCCTTATTCCTCCCTTAATCCGCGCAAAAGAATCGGCGATCTTTTAGCGGAGCCGCTGTTGGCACATAAATTAGCTTCAAAGGAAGAGGTGAACAAGAAGGTAGATCAGATGCTTGAGACAGTGGGATTAACTAAGTTCCATAAGGGGAGATATCCTCATGAGTTCTCAGGTGGCCAGCGGCAAAGGATTGGTATCGCAAGGGCACTGATGCTGAATCCAAAATTGATTGTTTGTGATGAGCCTGTATCTGCACTTGATGTTTCTATCCAGGCACAGGTGCTGAATCTGCTCAAGGACTTACAGAAGGAGTTCAATTTAACTTACCTTTTCATTGCCCATGGCCTTGGTGCAGTCAAATATATCAGTGACAGAATTGCGGTTATGTACTTAGGGAAAATCGTTGAGCTCGGCAAAACCGGTGATATCTTTGCAAGGCCAAAGCATCCGTATACACAAGCGTTGTTAAGCGCCTACCCGATTCCAAATCCGCATTTGCGGGATAGAGAGCGGATTGTGGTGGAAGGAGATGTACCGAGTCCGGCTAATCCTCCAAAGGGGTGCAGATTTCATACGAGATGTCCGTTTGCGGCTAATATTTGCAGAGAGCAGGAGCCTGTTTTGAGCGGAGACAGCCATACGGTTGCCTGTCATTTTCCACTATCATAA
- a CDS encoding ABC transporter substrate-binding protein: MKNVFRKGLGLIAIAVLLLLSACSGAANSGTNAGGSKDNTMYIGLVNAPVSFNPINSSDIAASWLEKFMFDTFLEMTGPLEFTPKLADSFETEDNQTFTIKLNDKAEWSDGTPVTANDVAFTMNLVANPKTETAIGTYLTIIDGLTENGKFPDGVTEIPSLTIVDDKTIQFKTKTPVDPNMVKEQLGSKFMILPEHVLKDVAPEDLQKDPFMQKPTVTNGPFKFVKYAKDQYVEYEKNDNYYLGEVELDKMFVKIMPAANLVAQLQTGEINMNAAGGIGKIAVQDFDTVKGFENVTTKTDKTYGYQNMMFNTEKITDQKVRQAIAYAIDREKIVDQLLKGEGEIVDGPYTSISPYLDKDLATYTYDPEKAKQLLEEAGWDFNKTIDFVVPIGNKVREQSADIIAQNLEAIGLKLNTTTYDFPTIMSKAKAGEFDLLLMGFTNTIDPDVTTVYGSGATSNYTNYSNPEVDKLLLAGKQEPDTEKRKEIYNQLQAIWSEELPVFTLYSDFDFGAVSKDVAVGEPKVFGFHNEMYKWSLTGAE, translated from the coding sequence ATGAAGAATGTATTCAGAAAAGGATTAGGCTTAATCGCGATTGCAGTCCTGCTTTTATTGTCAGCATGTTCAGGTGCAGCAAACAGCGGCACGAATGCAGGGGGCTCCAAAGACAACACGATGTATATCGGACTAGTAAATGCTCCAGTCAGCTTCAACCCTATTAATTCATCTGATATTGCTGCTTCATGGCTTGAAAAATTCATGTTTGATACGTTTTTAGAAATGACTGGGCCGCTGGAATTCACTCCTAAGCTTGCAGATTCATTTGAAACAGAAGACAATCAAACATTCACCATTAAGCTGAATGATAAAGCAGAATGGTCTGACGGAACGCCAGTAACAGCAAATGATGTTGCGTTCACGATGAATCTTGTGGCAAACCCTAAAACAGAAACAGCAATCGGCACATATTTGACAATCATTGACGGATTGACCGAAAACGGCAAGTTCCCAGATGGTGTTACAGAAATTCCTTCCTTAACAATTGTTGATGATAAAACAATCCAATTTAAGACAAAAACACCAGTAGATCCAAACATGGTTAAAGAACAGCTTGGCTCTAAATTTATGATTCTTCCAGAGCATGTTTTAAAAGATGTAGCTCCAGAAGACTTGCAGAAGGATCCTTTCATGCAAAAACCGACAGTAACAAATGGGCCGTTTAAATTCGTGAAATATGCGAAGGACCAATATGTGGAGTATGAAAAGAATGACAACTACTATTTAGGTGAAGTAGAGCTTGATAAAATGTTCGTTAAGATTATGCCTGCAGCAAACCTTGTTGCACAGCTTCAAACAGGTGAGATTAATATGAATGCTGCCGGCGGTATCGGCAAGATTGCTGTACAGGATTTCGATACAGTGAAGGGCTTTGAAAATGTAACAACAAAAACAGATAAAACATATGGCTATCAAAATATGATGTTCAACACAGAAAAAATTACTGATCAAAAAGTCCGCCAAGCAATTGCTTATGCGATTGACCGGGAGAAAATAGTTGATCAGCTGTTGAAGGGTGAAGGAGAGATCGTTGATGGACCATATACATCAATTAGCCCTTACTTGGATAAGGATTTAGCAACATACACATATGACCCAGAAAAGGCAAAACAATTGTTAGAGGAAGCTGGATGGGATTTCAACAAAACAATTGATTTTGTTGTACCGATTGGCAATAAAGTTCGTGAGCAGTCTGCTGATATCATTGCCCAAAACTTAGAGGCAATCGGCTTGAAACTCAATACAACAACTTATGATTTCCCGACAATTATGTCAAAAGCAAAAGCAGGCGAATTTGATTTGCTGCTTATGGGATTCACGAATACAATCGATCCTGATGTGACTACTGTTTATGGTAGCGGCGCTACAAGCAACTATACTAACTACAGCAACCCTGAAGTTGATAAGCTGCTTCTAGCAGGAAAACAAGAGCCTGATACAGAAAAGCGTAAAGAAATTTACAATCAGCTTCAGGCAATCTGGAGCGAGGAATTGCCAGTCTTCACCCTTTATTCCGATTTTGATTTTGGAGCAGTATCAAAAGATGTTGCTGTCGGAGAACCGAAAGTATTTGGCTTCCATAATGAGATGTATAAATGGTCACTGACAGGAGCAGAATAA
- a CDS encoding amidohydrolase has product MLQKWHEELETMFDQMVEWRRHMHQYPELSFQEVETPKMIADILEGFGIEVRRNVGGRGVVGKIYGAKPGKTIALRADFDALPIQDEKEVPYKSKVAGVMHACGHDGHTATLLAVAKVLQDNKENIAGNIVLLHQHAEELSPGGAKAMIEDDCLAGVDVVFGAHLSSLSELGKYYCKPGYSQAAADAFEITVSGKGGHGSSPHETVDAIAVGTALVTQLQFIASRRVDPLNPVVLSIGSFHSGNAKNVIASKATLTGTVRTLDKDLRVFMEEEIRLMAESVCESMQASCEVNYIKGYPAVYNHEEEVAVFEKVIADSLDKEMVVRSLPIMGAEDFSYYLLEKPGMFFHTGARIEEAQSYPHHHPMFDFDERAMINAGKAFLSIVEHYVAIKSQEEVAETVL; this is encoded by the coding sequence ATGTTACAAAAATGGCATGAAGAGCTGGAAACAATGTTCGATCAGATGGTGGAGTGGAGAAGACATATGCATCAGTATCCTGAGCTGTCATTCCAGGAGGTTGAAACTCCAAAGATGATTGCAGATATCCTTGAGGGATTCGGAATAGAAGTGAGGCGCAATGTTGGGGGCAGAGGTGTAGTAGGAAAAATCTATGGAGCGAAACCAGGGAAAACGATTGCCTTGAGGGCAGACTTTGATGCATTGCCAATTCAGGATGAGAAGGAAGTGCCTTATAAGTCAAAGGTCGCTGGTGTAATGCATGCTTGCGGGCATGACGGCCATACTGCCACATTGCTTGCCGTTGCAAAGGTACTGCAGGATAACAAGGAAAACATCGCCGGTAATATAGTGCTTTTACATCAGCATGCAGAGGAGCTGTCACCAGGCGGTGCAAAGGCAATGATTGAAGATGACTGCCTTGCAGGAGTTGATGTAGTATTCGGAGCACATCTATCCAGTTTAAGTGAGTTAGGCAAGTATTATTGCAAGCCAGGCTATTCCCAGGCTGCAGCAGATGCATTTGAAATCACAGTAAGCGGAAAAGGCGGACACGGTTCATCGCCACATGAAACGGTCGATGCTATCGCTGTCGGCACAGCTCTTGTTACACAACTGCAGTTCATTGCAAGCCGCAGAGTAGATCCACTGAACCCTGTTGTACTGTCAATCGGTTCCTTCCACAGCGGCAATGCTAAAAATGTTATTGCTTCAAAGGCAACATTGACTGGAACAGTAAGAACACTCGATAAAGACTTACGTGTATTTATGGAAGAGGAAATACGCTTAATGGCAGAGAGTGTTTGTGAAAGCATGCAAGCATCTTGTGAAGTGAATTACATAAAAGGATATCCTGCCGTTTATAATCATGAAGAGGAAGTGGCTGTTTTTGAGAAGGTGATTGCAGACAGCCTAGATAAGGAAATGGTCGTTCGATCTTTGCCAATTATGGGAGCAGAGGACTTCTCCTATTATCTGCTAGAAAAACCAGGCATGTTCTTCCATACTGGTGCAAGAATAGAAGAGGCACAAAGCTATCCGCACCACCATCCAATGTTTGATTTTGATGAGAGAGCCATGATAAATGCCGGCAAAGCTTTCTTGAGTATTGTAGAGCACTATGTTGCTATTAAGTCACAAGAGGAAGTGGCGGAAACTGTTCTTTAA
- a CDS encoding aspartate kinase — protein MKVVKFGGSSLASGQQLEKVLQIIKADNERRVVVVSAPGKRNNEDTKVTDLLISCGEKVLAGKDPGEEVEQIIERYADIARELDLSSDIITQIKGDFLELLAGSTENAHSFMEAVKASGEDNNAKLVANFLTARGLKAVYVNPKEAGLIVTDEPGNAQVLPESYDRLYSLRDYNDIIVFPGFFGYSKSGEVVTFSRSGSDITGAILANGLKASVYENFTDVDAVYSVNPAIVAQPKEISVLTYREMRELSYAGFSVFHAEALIPAYRAGIPVHVKNTNNPAVPGTKIAAKRDNDNGPVVGIANDKGFCSIYISKYLMNKEIGFARRVLSILEEYGISYEHMPSGIDDLTIILRQDQLLHVNESELLDRIKEELHAEEAVIEHNLSLIMVVGEGMRHNVGTTSRAAAALAQAGVNIEMINQGSSEVSMMFGVKEHFAKKAVKALYEEFFQ, from the coding sequence ATGAAGGTAGTTAAGTTTGGGGGAAGCTCATTAGCTTCAGGACAGCAACTGGAAAAGGTACTGCAAATCATTAAGGCAGATAATGAGCGCAGAGTTGTTGTAGTGTCTGCCCCAGGGAAAAGAAATAATGAGGATACGAAAGTGACAGATTTGCTTATCAGCTGCGGTGAGAAGGTTTTGGCAGGAAAGGATCCAGGCGAAGAGGTAGAACAGATTATCGAAAGGTATGCAGATATTGCCAGAGAGCTTGACCTTTCCAGTGACATCATCACACAGATTAAGGGAGATTTCCTGGAGCTGTTAGCAGGTAGCACAGAAAATGCCCATTCCTTTATGGAAGCAGTAAAGGCGAGCGGGGAAGATAACAATGCTAAATTGGTTGCGAATTTCTTAACAGCAAGAGGCTTAAAAGCAGTATATGTAAATCCAAAGGAAGCAGGGCTAATCGTGACAGATGAGCCAGGTAATGCCCAAGTGCTGCCAGAGTCTTATGACCGCTTATATTCGCTGCGTGACTATAATGACATTATTGTGTTTCCAGGATTTTTCGGATACAGCAAGTCTGGTGAGGTTGTCACATTCTCAAGGAGCGGCTCTGATATAACTGGTGCAATCTTGGCAAATGGCCTCAAGGCTTCTGTATATGAGAATTTCACAGATGTAGATGCAGTCTACTCCGTAAATCCAGCTATTGTGGCTCAGCCAAAGGAAATCAGTGTCCTTACATATCGGGAGATGAGGGAGCTTTCTTATGCCGGCTTTTCTGTCTTCCATGCAGAAGCTTTAATTCCTGCTTATCGTGCGGGAATTCCGGTTCATGTAAAGAATACGAATAATCCTGCCGTTCCTGGTACAAAGATTGCAGCAAAGCGGGATAATGATAATGGACCTGTAGTAGGAATTGCGAATGATAAAGGTTTTTGCTCCATCTATATCAGCAAGTATTTAATGAATAAAGAGATTGGCTTTGCTAGAAGAGTTCTCTCTATTCTTGAGGAATATGGAATCTCTTATGAACATATGCCTTCAGGTATTGATGATTTGACAATCATTTTGCGTCAAGACCAGCTGCTCCATGTGAATGAATCAGAGCTGCTTGACCGGATAAAGGAAGAACTGCATGCAGAAGAAGCTGTCATCGAGCATAATCTGTCATTAATTATGGTGGTTGGAGAAGGAATGCGCCATAATGTCGGAACAACATCGCGGGCAGCGGCAGCGCTGGCACAGGCAGGAGTTAATATAGAAATGATTAACCAAGGTTCGTCTGAAGTCAGCATGATGTTTGGCGTAAAAGAGCATTTTGCCAAGAAGGCTGTGAAAGCATTATACGAAGAGTTTTTTCAATAA
- a CDS encoding M20 family metallopeptidase produces the protein MLSKWYEEIEAMYSKMVEWRRHFHENPELSFQEVNTSKMIGDLLESFGIEIRRNVGGNGVVGKIRGAKPGKTIALRADFDALPIQDEKDVPFKSKVDGIMHACGHDGHTATLLAVAKVLNDNKESLAGNIVLLHQHAEELPPGGAIAMIEDGCLDGVDVVFGAHLASGNALGEVLYGVGPASAASDTFELKIQGKGGHGASPHQTIDSIAIGAQIANQLKHIVSRRVNPQKPAVISIGSFHAGNAGNVIADTAEITGTVRTFDEDVRDLIEKEMDELISGVCKAFHATYEFDYSRGYPSTVNTQEETDILVECITANLPDQKLVEIVKPGMGGEDFAYYLQHRPGSFFSVGARNEEIGAVYPHHHPMFTFDERAMLHTAKIFLSLVDYYLNPEKADALVESTTI, from the coding sequence ATGTTAAGCAAATGGTATGAAGAAATTGAAGCGATGTATAGCAAAATGGTGGAGTGGAGACGTCATTTTCATGAAAATCCCGAGCTTTCCTTTCAAGAAGTAAACACTAGCAAAATGATCGGTGATTTACTTGAGAGCTTCGGAATTGAAATAAGAAGAAATGTTGGCGGAAATGGGGTTGTTGGAAAAATTCGGGGGGCGAAACCGGGGAAAACCATTGCTTTGAGAGCTGACTTCGATGCATTGCCAATTCAAGACGAGAAGGATGTTCCCTTTAAATCGAAGGTAGACGGAATCATGCATGCATGCGGACATGATGGTCATACAGCCACATTGCTGGCAGTGGCAAAGGTGCTGAATGACAATAAGGAAAGTCTTGCAGGCAATATTGTGCTTTTACATCAGCATGCAGAAGAGCTTCCGCCAGGTGGAGCTATTGCCATGATAGAGGATGGATGTCTTGATGGAGTAGATGTTGTGTTTGGGGCACATCTTGCTTCAGGAAATGCGCTTGGAGAAGTGCTATATGGAGTCGGACCTGCTTCTGCTGCAAGTGATACCTTTGAATTGAAGATTCAGGGCAAAGGCGGACATGGAGCTTCTCCGCACCAAACAATTGATTCTATTGCAATTGGAGCGCAGATTGCTAACCAATTAAAGCATATTGTCAGCCGCCGTGTTAATCCGCAAAAACCTGCTGTTATCTCAATCGGCTCCTTCCATGCAGGTAATGCTGGGAATGTCATTGCAGACACTGCAGAAATAACTGGCACAGTCCGTACTTTTGACGAAGATGTTCGTGACCTTATTGAAAAAGAAATGGATGAACTGATTAGCGGTGTTTGCAAGGCATTTCATGCAACCTATGAATTTGATTATTCAAGAGGCTATCCTTCCACTGTGAATACACAGGAAGAAACAGATATTCTTGTAGAGTGCATTACAGCTAATTTACCAGATCAGAAGCTAGTGGAAATCGTGAAGCCAGGAATGGGCGGAGAGGATTTTGCTTATTATCTTCAACACAGACCAGGCTCATTCTTTTCTGTCGGTGCTAGAAACGAAGAAATCGGTGCTGTTTATCCTCATCACCATCCAATGTTTACATTTGATGAGAGAGCAATGCTTCATACAGCAAAAATTTTCTTGAGTCTAGTAGATTATTATCTGAATCCTGAAAAGGCTGATGCATTAGTAGAATCAACCACTATTTAA
- a CDS encoding ABC transporter ATP-binding protein, with protein MGNNILEVDKLQTAFKTDKGEVISVEEVTFQLEPGETIGIVGESGCGKSVTSLSIMRLLGTHGFIKKGSVKLNGKDLTQISEADMRKVRGNEISMIFQEPMTSLNPVFTIGNQMVELIRLHMDYNAKEAKSYAVEMLQKVGIPRAEVIIDEYPHALSGGMRQRVMIAMALSCKPKLLIADEPTTALDVTIQAQILELMKSLKKESNTSIMMITHDLGVIAEMADKVIVMYAGQVVEEADVFTLFDEPKHPYTKGLIDSIPHLEYDSDEKLYSIPGSVPTLQQMPKGCRFHTRCPYAMEKCIAERPPHVEVDGKSEHKVRCWLYDEAGSKTSTHTSGSEVNV; from the coding sequence ATGGGGAACAATATTTTAGAAGTGGATAAACTGCAAACGGCTTTTAAAACAGATAAGGGGGAAGTCATTTCTGTCGAAGAAGTGACTTTCCAGCTAGAGCCTGGTGAGACAATCGGGATTGTCGGTGAATCAGGCTGCGGTAAGAGTGTTACTTCTTTATCTATCATGAGACTTCTCGGAACACACGGCTTCATAAAAAAGGGCTCTGTAAAGCTGAATGGCAAAGATTTAACACAAATTTCAGAGGCTGATATGAGAAAGGTGCGCGGAAACGAAATTTCCATGATCTTTCAGGAGCCGATGACCTCCTTAAATCCGGTATTCACAATCGGAAACCAAATGGTTGAATTGATTCGTCTGCATATGGACTACAATGCGAAAGAGGCAAAAAGCTATGCAGTAGAAATGCTTCAAAAGGTTGGGATACCGAGAGCAGAAGTAATTATTGATGAATACCCCCATGCTCTATCAGGCGGAATGAGACAGCGGGTCATGATTGCGATGGCATTATCCTGCAAGCCAAAGCTGTTGATTGCAGATGAGCCGACAACAGCCCTTGATGTCACAATTCAAGCGCAAATACTGGAACTAATGAAAAGCTTAAAAAAGGAATCGAACACTTCCATTATGATGATCACACATGATTTGGGCGTTATTGCTGAAATGGCTGATAAGGTGATTGTTATGTATGCCGGCCAGGTGGTGGAGGAAGCGGATGTATTTACATTATTCGATGAACCGAAGCATCCATATACAAAAGGTTTAATCGATTCCATCCCTCATTTAGAATACGATTCAGATGAGAAGCTGTATTCTATCCCTGGGTCTGTACCGACATTGCAGCAAATGCCAAAGGGCTGCCGTTTTCATACAAGATGTCCTTATGCAATGGAAAAATGCATTGCAGAAAGACCTCCCCATGTAGAGGTTGATGGCAAGAGTGAGCATAAAGTAAGATGCTGGCTTTATGATGAGGCAGGCAGCAAGACAAGCACACATACTAGTGGAAGTGAGGTAAATGTATGA